The following nucleotide sequence is from Salinispirillum sp. LH 10-3-1.
GATTAAGTTCTCAATGCACATTTTTTATATTTTGTGCAGTCATATACCTAGGAAAATAGATTGTACTTATCAATTTTACCAGTGGCGCTTTTCTTAAGTGGTTTTGCCAGATTCGTAAAAGATCGAATTCGATTTATTGTCGTTTTTTTAATACTTCAAATCATGGGGTTGGTGCTGGCTTTAGATAGCAGTATGACAGACTACTCAAGCTACTCTGAGCACTTCACTAAAGTACCAAATATATCAGAAATTTTAACTGATCCCAAGTCATTTTCACGTGCATACGGTGAGCCAGCTTTTGTTGGGCTCCAAGTTTTGGCTAAGTCATTAGGTTTAGATTATGTGATCTTTCGAGTTATATTTTACTCTTTGATGATGGCATTTAATGCTATATTTTTCTTAAAATTTAAGTCGTACTTTGTTTTTATCTTCTTTTGGTATTTTGCTTTCTTTTACCATAATGATGGAAATATAATGAGGACTGCATTTTCTTCCACTTTATTTATGTTGGGCGTGTTTCATCTAGGCCACAAAAAAACCTATGTTTCTCTTGCATATTTTATCGCGGCTTCCTTGTTTCACTATACTGCTATTATTTTCATCGGTGTCTATGTAGCTTTCTTTCTTAACTTTGGGCGATGGTTCGTTATTTTCAGTCTGTTATTGAGTCTAATGTTTGGGTTTTTTGGAGTTGGTCGTAGTTTATTGGTATGGATAACTTCCTATAGTGAGTTGTCGTTTATAATATTTGATAAGATTTACAGGTATGCCAATTACAATTTAAGCCCTGAAGCAGGAGTGGTTAGATTTATTACTGTGGTCCCTATGGCGCTTATATTGCTTGTCTTCGTTAAATATAATTTAGTGATTAGAAATCGTTTGGATAGACAATGGCTTGTAGTTTTTTCTTTATCAGTTTGCTTTTTGTTCATATTTAGTGACTTCAGATTATTTGCTGATCGTATCTTTACTCTTATGGGAATGGCTGGTGGAGCCCTTTTAGTTGCTTCTTTTAAAGCCTTTAATAGTAGGTCACTTCTTGCGTATCAGTTGTCATGGTTAATTTTACTTTTGATTTTTTCTGTATATAAGTACTTCAATTATAATTGGGTTTTAGTGTCTTTGAGTTGACAGTATCATTTTTGGTTTCGCCAAATTATGAGAATTAAAAAACAGTGATCTAGTAAAATATCAGCCAACTTATTTGGTCTAAAGCAATTTACGTAAAACTCAGCCTTTTCGACCAAAATTGCGTGCGCACTAAACTCGGAAAATTAAATGAACCCCTACCAAGACCAAATTAATTGCAACTGGGAAGGCCTTGTCGAGAACATCGAGGAGATGGAATAAGGCAGTTGAAAATAGGCTGAATGTCTAGGCATGGTGGTCAATCAGTAGGTTTTTGGATCCTCCCTCTAATAGTTTATTTTTTTAATACGGTAACGTTTATGAGTGTTTATTGCGTAGTGATTCCTATTTATAATGATTGGGAAAAACTTTTAGTTAATATTGAGATTTATCAATCGCTAATCGAGAAGCACAGGGGTGAAATAGAATTTGTTTTGGTTGATAACGGGTCACGCTATATTCCGAGTGATTCAAGACTGTCAGACTTCGTGTTACTTAAATGTGAAAAGCCAGGCTCCTACTCGGCACGAAACTTTGCGCTCACCAAATTGCTGCAAGACTATAAGTACTTTATTTTTACTGATGCTGATTGTAAGCCAGATATATGTTGGCTGACTAATATTTTTCGGCGGTGTTCGGATGATAATGTACAGCTGCTAGCTGGCGGGGTAGCAATGTATTCAATGTCAACTCGTCCAAATTTTGTAGAGTCATATGACTTGATATTGGGTCTTCCGCAGAAAAAATATGTGAGCAGAGGGTATGCTGTTACAGCAAATTTAACCATCTCTCGTGATGTATTCCTTTCAATCGGCTTCTTTGACGATTCAAGATTTAGCGGGGGAGACGCTGAATTCTGCCAGAGGGCGGGCTCTGCAGGGTTCAAGTTAGAATATGAAGAAAGTGCCCTAATATACCATCCAGCTAGAATCGAATTTAGAGAAATAATTAGAAAGGTAAGAAGGGTAGCAGGGGGGCAAACAGGTAGTGGTAGTTTAAAAAGGCGACTTAATTTTTTTATGAAAATTGTTTTTTCCCCTGTAAGAGAGTTTTACTTTATAT
It contains:
- a CDS encoding EpsG family protein — translated: MYLSILPVALFLSGFARFVKDRIRFIVVFLILQIMGLVLALDSSMTDYSSYSEHFTKVPNISEILTDPKSFSRAYGEPAFVGLQVLAKSLGLDYVIFRVIFYSLMMAFNAIFFLKFKSYFVFIFFWYFAFFYHNDGNIMRTAFSSTLFMLGVFHLGHKKTYVSLAYFIAASLFHYTAIIFIGVYVAFFLNFGRWFVIFSLLLSLMFGFFGVGRSLLVWITSYSELSFIIFDKIYRYANYNLSPEAGVVRFITVVPMALILLVFVKYNLVIRNRLDRQWLVVFSLSVCFLFIFSDFRLFADRIFTLMGMAGGALLVASFKAFNSRSLLAYQLSWLILLLIFSVYKYFNYNWVLVSLS
- a CDS encoding glycosyltransferase family A protein is translated as MSVYCVVIPIYNDWEKLLVNIEIYQSLIEKHRGEIEFVLVDNGSRYIPSDSRLSDFVLLKCEKPGSYSARNFALTKLLQDYKYFIFTDADCKPDICWLTNIFRRCSDDNVQLLAGGVAMYSMSTRPNFVESYDLILGLPQKKYVSRGYAVTANLTISRDVFLSIGFFDDSRFSGGDAEFCQRAGSAGFKLEYEESALIYHPARIEFREIIRKVRRVAGGQTGSGSLKRRLNFFMKIVFSPVREFYFIFKSGGYYGWKVKLKATAVVFVLWPFRTFESIKAFVSSARVR